The Brachyhypopomus gauderio isolate BG-103 chromosome 19, BGAUD_0.2, whole genome shotgun sequence DNA segment CCTGGGCACAGGAGGATACGGCTCAGTGTATGCAGGAGTCCGCAAGGCTGATGGAAAACAGGTGAGCATCAGCACACAATACAAGAATGATTTTGGGACTTAATTTCTATTTTAGATTGTGAttagaactttgaaaggagcTATTTTCCCTAGAGAGCCTTTGTTATTCACATGGCAATCAAGTGGTCAAATCTAATGTGCCTTGAcctttttccactttttgaaCACAAAGATCCTGATTATACAATGTAATAAGCTTGACAATCTGTGGATGAGTATTTATCAGACTCCAGATTTATGAGTTACCTGAGAAGCTGTGGCTACCATCTGCAAGCCCTTAGATATATGTTAAATGTACTGACTGTTTTGTGTAAACAACTTCACTtgctgtgttttttatgtgaccAGATCGCCATTAAATTTGTGCCGAAGCATCACACAGAACGGTTCATCACTGTTGTAAGTTCAATATCTTTACTTATGTAATATTGCAACAATGTCTGGAACTTTTTAGATGGGTAAAACTGCAAAGGGACTATAAACGCAAAGCTGTTAATTTTCCATTCAGTGACTCCTCCCAACACGAATGGAAAACAGTTCACTTTTAGATTCAGGTTTCATCTAATGATTGGTACCAATCCAGATCCCTTTCATGTTAACCTGCTAACCATAATTCCACTATAAAACTTCAAACCCATACTAACCATGTGTTCCCTAATTTTAGCCCGGCGAAACTCGCAGTCTCCCCTTAGAGGTGGCTTTAATGGAGATGGTGTGCAAGCCACCTCGTTGTCAGCATATTGTGGAGCTGCTAGAATGGTTTGATTGCGACTGCTTCATCTTGATTCTGGAGCGACCCATCCCCTGCATGGACCTGTTTGATTTCTTGGACTTGCACCAATAccaactacctgagccactggcACGATTGATCATGCGTCAGGTGGTTCAGGCTGTCCTTCACTGCCGTGACCGTGGAGTTCTGCATAGAGACGTCAAGGAAGAAAACCTTCTGGTCAACACCGACACCCTTGACGTCAAGTTGATCGACTTTGGTTGTGGCGATCTGCTTAAGACCGAACCCTACAGGCGCTTTGAAGGTTATTTACCATAGGAatgaaatgtgcacctcaagttaaaaaatgggATCAAATTAGAGACTATTATAAACTTGTTATTTTGTTACTGATGATTCTCTCTCATTGTCTTAGGCACCAAGGTATACCGCCCACCTGAATGGCTGATTGACAGGACGTATGAGGGCCGTCAAGCCACCATCTGGAGTCTGGGTGTGCTCCTCTACAGCATTATCTGTGGAGATGTGCCCTTTGAGAAGGAGGAGGACATTGTTGAGGCACACCTCTGCTTCAAGGGAAACCCATCCAGAGGTGAAAAGGCAGAAGCATCTTCAAGATAACTAGAAATTCTAAATTGCAAAATgatcatttatgtaattatttcatCTGGTAATGTAATACACAACCACAGATTCATAAAATGTACTAATGAAGAATGGAGAATTGGCAATACAACATTTTGTAACCGtcttaaaattataaaaaagacttgttcagtctttttagtttttgttagtgATGAAGGTTTCTGTACAGTTCTGTCATTTAAAAACTTTGAATAAGCCATTAGAACAGTCAGATCAGAGGTTTCAGATGGTAACTGATTTTCTTTCTCAACTAATCCcgttgctacacacacagactgccgcCATCTGCTAACATGGTGTCTGCAAAAGGACCCTGAAAAACGTCCTGTGCTCGAGGATGTTCTGGCACATCAGTGGTTTTCAGAAGGCCTTCAGAACTAAGTCAGGTTAGTAAATGGAACTGGGCATGAGACTAGAGGACAGCCACCAAATTACATAGTCTGGGCCACTGATATTGAGTAATAAGCAAGGTGCAATGTAATATTGGATGAGCTTATCAAGTTGTTGCTTATGGACCAGAAAAATCTGGGTCAGGCATAGTGTACTATATAACAATTGAATGCTCTAAGTGGTATATGCTTATATGTAGTACTTTATTAATCAAAAATGCAATTTAGGATTGTTCTATctgtactgttcctctatttatTCTGAGTTCTAaatgggttttttttcccctaTTCCATAGATTCAGTTTTGAGGGCAGCAGACGGAGGCAGTAAAGGTGTACCAAACACACTAGCTCCCCTAATGATGCCTTGCTggctgtgtcagggctggcttggATGCCACACCTTCTACCTCCATAAGAGGCAccgagtcagtcctagtgcGTTCCCGTGTGAATGTTTCTCTCCACcttactctctttctcttgttctctctctctaccttttacttttacttattcgagtatctacctcctgcgccacttctggcccatctcaagttttcctccagtcttatctcttcctgtcagttactcttttattttgggaagggttttgttttgttgcggcgttcGTCTGTTGCCGgtcacttcccctggcgtccttggtttcattttacgcgttgagtttcTTCCGCGTTCTTTTcgttgcctttgttattttcctCCCGTGTCTATACGGTTTAGTTTTGCCTTTTCACATGTTGAGTATTCCACGTTGTTTTCCATTCTACGGTTGTGCTTtatttttacgcgttgagttttccgcatcATTTTGAGTTTCGTTTTGccactgtgtgtatgcataGTGGTTTTATGCTGTGCTTTCTGTTTGTTCGCGTGTGTTTTATTTCATACACACAGTCCCAGTGATAAGCATTCATCCTTATTGGTTTCTAACGGCATTTGGGTTCAATTCTCCCTTCATATACGGTGTGTACCGGTCTGTACATTACAGTGGCCGTGAAGTGCCAACCACAACGATACTTACtaagcacaattacaaatgacaaaaacacaatgtcattaacaaaaacacaacgacattaactaaacacaattacaaataacAAAAACCCAATCACATTAACAAAATCACAACATTAACTAAgcacaattacaaattacaaaaacacagtgACATTAACTAAGCccaattacaaattacaaaaacacaacaacattaacaaaaacacgacATTAACAAACCGGAAAAGGTAGGTCCCAGTGGGAAAGCCTGGGAAATCGTTGATTGGACAACGCCACCCAGTAGCGGTAATAACACGGAAAGGCATACGCTTACGTAAAGGTTACGCTGGCATATGTCATTAACATCGACATCTTACGTACAGATGTCAGTGGCATATGCCACTGTGATTCCCTGATCCGTACACTctgcccgatccgtaccgagcatgcgtgagaaaatgtgcgcatgcgtgttgcgattggcccagggacgtatcgggcagatattttGCGCATGCAAACTTtgcgttaacactttacgacactactgctacattttacgacacctttgtaaacagtttaaaataataacaatagtaataataataattaaataataatagtaatataaataataataatataaattattataattattataattgtaCCTGCggatatatacatacagttaGGGCTAGAAATATTTGGACAGTGACACAATTTTCGAGTTGGGCTCTGCATGCCACCACATTGGATTTGAAATGAAACCTCTACAACAGAATTCAAGTGCAGATTGTAACGTTTAATTTGATGGGTTGAACAAAAATATCTGATAGAAAATGTAGGAATTGTACACATTTCTTTACAAACACTCCACATTTTAGGAGGTCAAAAGTAGTTGGACAAATAAACATAACCCAAACAAAAGAtttttattttcaatattttgttGCAAATCCTTTGGAGGCAATCACTGCCTTAAGTCTGGAACCCATGGACATCACCAAACGCTGGGTTTCCTCCTTCTTAATGCTTTGCCAGGCCTTTACAGCCGCAGCCTTCAGGTCTTGCTAGTTTGTGGGTCTTTCCGTCTTAAGTCTGGATTTGAGCAAGTGAAATGCATGCTCAATTGGGTTAAGATCTGGTGATTGACTTGGCCATTGCAGAATGTTCCACTTTTTTGCACTCATGAACTCCTGGGTAGCTTTGGCTGTATGCTTGGGGTCATTGTCCATCTGTACTATGAAGCGCCGTCCGATCAACTTTGCAGCATTTGGCTGAATCTGGGCTGAAAGTATATCCCGgtacacttcagaattcatccgGCTACTCTTGTCTGCTGTTATGTCATCAATAAACACAAGTGACCCAGTGCCATTGAAAGCCATGCATGCCCATGCCATCACGTTGCCTCCACCATGTTTTACAGAGGATGTGGTGTGCCTTGGATCATGTGCCGTTCCCTTTCTTCTCCAAACTTTTTTCTTCCCATCATTCTGGTACAGGTTGATCTTTGTCTCATCTGTCCATAGAATACTTTTCCAGAACTGAGCTGGCTTCTTGAGGTGTTTTTCGGCAAATTTAACTCTGGCCTGTCTATTTTTGGAATTGATGAATGGTTTGCATCTAGATGTGAACCCTTTGTATTTACTTTCATGGAGTCTTCTCTTTACTGTTGACTTAGAGACAGATACACCTACTTCCCTGAGAGTGTTCTGGACTTCAGTTGATGTTGTGAACGGGTTCTTCTTCACCAAAGAAAGTATGCGGCCATCATCCACCACTGTTGTCATCCGTGGACGCCCAGGCCTTTTTGAGTTCCCAAGCTCACCAGTCAATTCCTTTTTTCTCAGAATGTACCTGACTGTTGATTTTGCTACTCCAAGCAtgtctgctgtctctctgatggattctttcttttttttcagtcTCAGGATGTTCTGCTTCACCTCAATTGAGAGTTCCTTTGACCGCATGTTGTCTGGTCACAGCAACAGCTTCCAAATGCAAAACCACACACCTGGAATCAACCCCAGACCTTTTAACTACTTCATTGATTACAGGTTAACGAGGGAGACGCCTTCAGAGTTAATTGCAGCCCTTAGAGTCCATTGTCCAATTACTTTTGGTCCCTTGAAAAAGAGGAGGCTATGCATTACAGAGCTATGATTCCTAAACCCTTTCTCCGATTTGGATGTGGAAACTCTCATATTGCAGCTGGGTGTGTGCACTTTCAgcccatattatatatataattgtattTCTGAACATGTTTTTGTAAACAGCTAAAATAACAAAACTTGTGTCACTGTCCAAATATTTCTGGCCCTAactgtacatacacatacattttatatatatagtagGGGTCTCAAAATCCTCGTACCTGGGGGCCGCTGGAGGTAGAGTCTGGGTGAGGCTGGGCCGCATCAAATATTCCACAATAAAAGAACAATCCAATCTTCTCTAACTTaactaacaataataacaattcagAACATGAACAGTTCTTCAGAACATTGGCTCCTCTTTCTTCCTCCTACTCCTTGCTACCAGAGACCTGGCAGCACTTCATCTTACACAGCTGAGCCACATCTGGCTTGAGGGAAGAAGCAACTGAGACCCTCAGTATGGCTTGAAGATGCTCATCAGTAAGTTTGGACCGGAACTTTGACTTATTAAAGTTCATGGTGGAGAAGAGCTTTCCACAGAGATAGGTACTTCCAAAAAGGCACATGGTCCGCTTGAACATCTTGGAAAGCTCAGGGAAGGTGGGGGGGCAATTCTCTCAAAAATTGTCCAAGGTTCTCTGCTTTTCCACTCACCTCCCTGAACTTGGCTTTGAGTTCAGAATTGCACTGCAGGTCAATTAGCTCCATTTGAAGCTCAGGAGGAGCATCTTTCACATCGAAGGAGAAGGGATCAGAATTCTTCCTGGAGCTTTACAATGGCATCAGCATACTTCTCACCACTGAATGGTGTGCCTGAATCCATGAGTGCcttgcatgctgggaaatggCAGAGGTTTGTCTGAGAAAGCTGGGCTTTTCACAACCCAAGTTTTGTGGAGAATGCTCTGATGTTGTCATAGGCAGCACTCACAAGCTGCCCCTGGCCTTGTAACTTCTTGTTCAGTACATTCAGCTCCGGTGTGATGTCAACCAGAAAAGCTAAGTCCATGATCAACTTGGGATCACTAAGTACAGGAACAGCCATCCCATCCTTCTCCATGAAGGCTTTCACTTCTGCTCTCAACTCAAAAAACCTCTTCAAGACGTTTCCCCTGCTAAGCCAGCGTATCTCTGTGAATTAGAGCACATCCTCATATGATGAGTCTATTTCCCCCAAAACGGAACTGACGGTGCTTCAAGCCCCTGGTTCTGATATGGTTGATGCATTTCACAACATCAAACATCACACTGTCAAACTTCAGGCATTTGCTGCAAAGGGCCGGCTGATGGATAATGCAATGGAGAGCAATAGCCTCTTCCACACCTTCTTCCTCCAGTTTTCTTTGAACAAGTCCCACGAGTCCATTCTTCCTCCCTGTCGTTGATGGTGCTCTGTCGGTTGTTATTCCAGCAAAACTCTTCCATAGCAAGCCAGCATCCACAATGGCatcttccaaaatatctcctgaGCAGTGGTCTGGCCATGCATTGGAATCACTGTGAGCAACTCCTCCATTACTTCAAAACAACCGTCAACACCACGGACATAAATTGCGAGCTGCGCAGTGTCAGTGACGTCTGTGCTCTCATCAAGAGCAACAGAGTATGCATGGAAATGTTTAGCTTTCTCACGCAGTTGATCGTAAATGTTACCTGACAGGTCAGAAATGCGCTCTGCCACTGTGTTGGCTGAAAGGCTGATGTTACTAAACTGACCCCTTCTTTTCTGGACAGACTACTTGCAGCATTTAACATGCACTTTTTGATGAACTCGCCATCTTTGAATGGCTTTCCAGCCTTAGCAATCACCTCACTCATCACGCAGCTAACTTCGACAGCAGCATCACTTTCTTTGCTTGCCTTCTTGAAAAAATCTTGCTACCGCAGTAGACATGTTTTAAGCTTGGCGGCACAgcactttctctcttctccctgaTATTTTGCATATTCCTCAGCATGTTTAGTTGTGTAATGACGTCTGATATTGTACTCCTTGTGCACAGCAACTTTATCTGAGCATATAAGACATGTCGGGATGCCCCTGAGCTCTACGAAAAAGTAGTCTATCTCCCACTTCTCAAGATATTGTCTGTGCTCATGGCTAACCTTTCTGTTCACAGCAGGTTTTGAGAAAGACATGACATGAGCCGTAGAACAAGGCTCTTACTTAAACCTGGAGCCATAGAggcaataaagtaaattaagttttacttcagtaaatattattttatcttAACCTAAATATAGTTAGTTCTGTAGGCCTCATCTCCAAAACCATCAGGCAGTAAAGAGTCTAGAAAAATGATCTCTTTCTCTGCTACCAGTAAAACCTGCATTGGGCATATTTAAAAATGACCAGATAGGCAACTTATTATTTTGTtctatcagaatcagaaaagaATCTCTAAatatctatcttaatagttgtaactCAACGCATAGCAAAAAGTGATATGCCTGATCCTTTTGCCTATTCCATGCAGGAAACAAAATAGCATCCTTGGAGCACTGACTGTCCTGGTATTGTAGAGAAATACATATAAAAAGATTACTTCGTTTTTGTACAAAATTATGGGCATTCATGAGTGTGACTTATATAAGTGCCTTATAACAATATTACCGGTAAGCTTGACAGTGGGTCCACATCTGATGTCTTCCACGTGGGAATGACATACATGTCCACAATGTGAACATCTTTGCCCTATTTAAGAATAATTAGGAACTCTATAAAAATACCCATACAAAAAAAGGACATTAAACCCACAAAACAATAATTTGACTCTTGATTACATGTCTTCGAGCAGCAGTGATGAGCTTAAAACATGCATTCTCAATCTATAAAAACAAAACGGagtaaaatgcaaacaaaatcaaTTTAGTTAGATTTTTCTTAGAGTAAACATTCtgcaacatatataatatatacagtagATTCCATGCATCGGTTTAATCCGAGACTCCAGAAGTCCTCACGTGTTAGACAGACATCACCATCTTTAATGATAAGCTCTGTTTCTGGACGGCTAGTGTCCAAAATGTATTTCAGctgaaattaataataataatcagttaCTTAATTTagagtgtgagagacagtgCTTGACAGTGTAAGAGTGAGAGTTAAATAATGTGAGGAAGCGAAGTTCACATGACGAGTTTAGATGAAACTGTTTTTCTTCAATAGGACCCAAGTATTTTTCCCATTTCTCCACAGAGAAAGCATATAAATGCTCATAATTTTTAGGTGTCCAGTATTCATGGTCCTGATGCGACATGAAACTGGTTGGTCCATAGTCTGACAAGAGAAATTAGGAATATTATTAAGAGTAGAAATTTCCCAATATACAATAATCTTGAACACCAATGACGACAAAACTTTTCAATTGGTAGAAAGGCCTAAGATGTGAGACATTAATGCAGCAACGAGTCCCTTAGTCTTTCACCACAGTTGTCACACCTTTAGCAGTGATGGTATCTACAGAAAAAGGCCCTTGATGCCGGTCTGCAAGGGAGTCttttctgtgtgttttattaGGGTTTTGGAATATCAACACCTCATCACCTGCACTTGAAACTGCATGTTTAACATTGCGAGCTGCAAATATGTTCT contains these protein-coding regions:
- the LOC143483373 gene encoding serine/threonine-protein kinase pim-2-like, translated to MSFYPCRIDQPRPGQEQNNFIDTPGCTTHGVSYNPQEPVIHGGSTAGPSNVSHVSMPVEGPSIWDIHQPTGPLHTAERKVSRSCKLSAKRGREEEPLRRSRKRKGDAPQDLTPHPMETRAKKKKREKREEECKVSFNSRYTVGDLLGTGGYGSVYAGVRKADGKQIAIKFVPKHHTERFITVPGETRSLPLEVALMEMVCKPPRCQHIVELLEWFDCDCFILILERPIPCMDLFDFLDLHQYQLPEPLARLIMRQVVQAVLHCRDRGVLHRDVKEENLLVNTDTLDVKLIDFGCGDLLKTEPYRRFEGTKVYRPPEWLIDRTYEGRQATIWSLGVLLYSIICGDVPFEKEEDIVEAHLCFKGNPSRGEKAEASSR